The following coding sequences lie in one Apium graveolens cultivar Ventura chromosome 3, ASM990537v1, whole genome shotgun sequence genomic window:
- the LOC141711612 gene encoding putative nuclear RNA export factor SDE5 isoform X1 → MKMELLPANNSYHDDDSKDLEILLEAFSSVVSLEDIASAYCQAGRDVYLASELLCNHNGSISSSSGSKDDPDGASSSKSSTENFPENSCVERNSISAKQRTRPVSLGTVSGVIGKEYSKTKPSSYEQHTVRKPYKVYSSELPPSEVWGENPPNSVASNETMKEDVEEFLFKMLGDGFKLDMGVIRDVLGFCGYDVNKSMETLLDLSASKLDENGGYSCTLAQKNSIEAEGFPSINLQPRGSAKSSETCMLTGVETDSTKLEKDTYDLQKDILNSLFSASRRIEEAPRKIIRPATSRTGRFGRLVLEPPEDIPIGPRTFAKPKVTKAADVSDDSYDVLRKAHKEYFTTMKEYYKAATDAFVNGDRMLSEKLMEQGNFFKKKAKEADNRSTEKLLETSDEEEVVLLDLHDHEPKEALRSLKCHLTSLSGIASIPHLKVFVGSNDNDTKREARKNRIIELLEKDSIEWTEEDSGQIIVIRVDKVNPKRLSFAKKT, encoded by the exons ATGAAGATGGAACTGCTTCCTGCAAACAATTCATATCATGATGACGATAGCAAGGATTTGGAAATTTTACTTGAAGCTTTCAGTTCAGTAGTGTCTCTTGAGGATATAGCATCGGCTTATTGTCAGGCAGGGCGCGATGTATATTTAGCTAGTGAATTGCTTTGTAATCATAATGGGAGTATCTCATCTTCTTCTGGATCCAAAGATGATCCTGATGGAGCTAGTTCTTCTAAATCATCAACTGAAAATTTTCCTGAAAACTCTTGTGTAGAAAGAAATTCTATTTCAGCAAAGCAAAGGACTCGTCCTGTTTCACTGGGAACTGTTTCAGGTGTAATTGGAAAGGAATACTCCAAGACAAAGCCTTCATCTTATGAGCAACACACAGTGAGAAAACCGTATAAAGTCTACTCAAGTGAACTACCACCCTCTGAGGTATGGGGTGAAAATCCACCCAACAGTGTCGCGTCTAATGAAACAATGAAAGAGGATGTTGAGGAATTCCTGTTTAAAATGCTCGGGGATGGATTTAAACTTGACATGGGTGTCATCCGTGACGTCTTAG GATTTTGCGGTTATGATGTCAACAAG AGTATGGAGACACTTCTGGATCTGTCTGCATCAAAATTGGACGAGAATGGTGGCTATTCATGCACGCTTGCTCAAAAA AATTCTATTGAAGCAGAGGGGTTTCCATCCATCAACTTGCAGCCCAGAGGTTCCGCAAAAAG TAGCGAGACGTGTATGTTAACAGGAGTTGAAACAGATTCTACTAAACTAGAGAAAGACACCTATGATCTCCAGAAAGATATCTTGAACTCATTGTTTAGTGCCTCTAGAAGAATTGAAGaagcaccaagaaaaataattcGTCCAGCAACAAGTAGGACAGGAAGATTTGGTAGACTGGTTCTCGAGCCTCCAGAAGACATACCTATAGGACCTAGGACTTTTGCAAAACCAAAAGTGACCAAGGCTG CCGATGTAAGTGATGATAGCTATGATGTCTTGCGAAAAGCTCACAAGGAGTATTTTACTACAATGAAAGAGTATTACAAAGCA GCTACTGATGCATTTGTGAACGGGGATCGTATGCTGTCAGAAAAACTGATGGAACAG GGAAACTTTTTTAAGAAGAAAGCCAAAGAAGCTGATAACAGGTCTACGGAGAAACTTCTTGAAACCAG TGATGAGGAAGAAGTGGTGCTCCTTGATTTGCATGATCATGAGCCAAAGGAAGCTCTACGTTCTCTGAAGTGTCATCTAACTTCTCTCTCTGGTATTGCGT CTATTCCGCATCTCAAGGTCTTTGTTGGTAGCAATGATAATGATACTAAGCGAGAGGCTCGCAAAAACCGG
- the LOC141711612 gene encoding putative nuclear RNA export factor SDE5 isoform X2, producing MKMELLPANNSYHDDDSKDLEILLEAFSSVVSLEDIASAYCQAGRDVYLASELLCNHNGSISSSSGSKDDPDGASSSKSSTENFPENSCVERNSISAKQRTRPVSLGTVSGVIGKEYSKTKPSSYEQHTVRKPYKVYSSELPPSEVWGENPPNSVASNETMKEDVEEFLFKMLGDGFKLDMGVIRDVLGFCGYDVNKSMETLLDLSASKLDENGGYSCTLAQKNSIEAEGFPSINLQPRGSAKSSETCMLTGVETDSTKLEKDTYDLQKDILNSLFSASRRIEEAPRKIIRPATSRTGRFGRLVLEPPEDIPIGPRTFAKPKVTKAADVSDDSYDVLRKAHKEYFTTMKEYYKAATDAFVNGDRMLSEKLMEQGNFFKKKAKEADNRSTEKLLETSDEEEVVLLDLHDHEPKEALRSLKCHLTSLSAIPHLKVFVGSNDNDTKREARKNRIIELLEKDSIEWTEEDSGQIIVIRVDKVNPKRLSFAKKT from the exons ATGAAGATGGAACTGCTTCCTGCAAACAATTCATATCATGATGACGATAGCAAGGATTTGGAAATTTTACTTGAAGCTTTCAGTTCAGTAGTGTCTCTTGAGGATATAGCATCGGCTTATTGTCAGGCAGGGCGCGATGTATATTTAGCTAGTGAATTGCTTTGTAATCATAATGGGAGTATCTCATCTTCTTCTGGATCCAAAGATGATCCTGATGGAGCTAGTTCTTCTAAATCATCAACTGAAAATTTTCCTGAAAACTCTTGTGTAGAAAGAAATTCTATTTCAGCAAAGCAAAGGACTCGTCCTGTTTCACTGGGAACTGTTTCAGGTGTAATTGGAAAGGAATACTCCAAGACAAAGCCTTCATCTTATGAGCAACACACAGTGAGAAAACCGTATAAAGTCTACTCAAGTGAACTACCACCCTCTGAGGTATGGGGTGAAAATCCACCCAACAGTGTCGCGTCTAATGAAACAATGAAAGAGGATGTTGAGGAATTCCTGTTTAAAATGCTCGGGGATGGATTTAAACTTGACATGGGTGTCATCCGTGACGTCTTAG GATTTTGCGGTTATGATGTCAACAAG AGTATGGAGACACTTCTGGATCTGTCTGCATCAAAATTGGACGAGAATGGTGGCTATTCATGCACGCTTGCTCAAAAA AATTCTATTGAAGCAGAGGGGTTTCCATCCATCAACTTGCAGCCCAGAGGTTCCGCAAAAAG TAGCGAGACGTGTATGTTAACAGGAGTTGAAACAGATTCTACTAAACTAGAGAAAGACACCTATGATCTCCAGAAAGATATCTTGAACTCATTGTTTAGTGCCTCTAGAAGAATTGAAGaagcaccaagaaaaataattcGTCCAGCAACAAGTAGGACAGGAAGATTTGGTAGACTGGTTCTCGAGCCTCCAGAAGACATACCTATAGGACCTAGGACTTTTGCAAAACCAAAAGTGACCAAGGCTG CCGATGTAAGTGATGATAGCTATGATGTCTTGCGAAAAGCTCACAAGGAGTATTTTACTACAATGAAAGAGTATTACAAAGCA GCTACTGATGCATTTGTGAACGGGGATCGTATGCTGTCAGAAAAACTGATGGAACAG GGAAACTTTTTTAAGAAGAAAGCCAAAGAAGCTGATAACAGGTCTACGGAGAAACTTCTTGAAACCAG TGATGAGGAAGAAGTGGTGCTCCTTGATTTGCATGATCATGAGCCAAAGGAAGCTCTACGTTCTCTGAAGTGTCATCTAACTTCTCTCTCTG CTATTCCGCATCTCAAGGTCTTTGTTGGTAGCAATGATAATGATACTAAGCGAGAGGCTCGCAAAAACCGG